The Setaria viridis chromosome 9, Setaria_viridis_v4.0, whole genome shotgun sequence sequence TTTGGTTCGACAAATTTGACCCAGATACCCTTATCCATACACATGGATGCGGTAATAGTTGCAACCAGTATCATTAATTGACGACTGAGAATTGTCCTTACAGCCTAGAGATTTGTGCTAATTTAAAGCAGCAGTATTAGAATCAAAACTAATTGTTGGATAATATTTTCTGTTCTTTGGGAAACTGCTCTTGGATGATTAAGCTAGCTGTGGCTGAACCATCATGTCCACCACAGCTTACTTTGGATTTGTAACGCGGAGGAAGAGTTGTTGTCAGAGTCTGATAGTGGTTGCCATGATGCCAATACTTATGTCGTAAATTGCCGAGTAGTAGCAGTACGACCAAGTACCCTAGTTCTGCAAAGAAAGATTCATAAGCAACATCCAGTGGTCAATTACCGATCAGCCAATTAACCGGCAAGTTCGTGGATGCCATGTTGCACGTGTACTAAGAATATTGTTCGGCCACCCTCTGTCTCCATCTATAAAAGGGCCACCCCCACGAGCAGCACTTCGTCACCTCTCCCTTTGAGCTCTCTTCCTCACACGCACAGTCGCGTGAGCAAAAGCTAGGATCAAAGCAGAAAGACAGAGGTGCACGACAATGGCTGCGGCATTCAGGCTCGTCGTGGTGGTGACATGCGCCTTGTTGCTGGCGTCGGCCTGCCAGGGCCTGCAGGTGGGCTACTACAAGAAGACGTGCCCCCGCGTGGAGCACATCGTGAGGGCCGAGGTGAAGAAGTTCGTCTACAAGAACGCCGGCATCGGCGCCGGCCTCATCCGCATgctcttccacgactgcttcgtccaGGGATGCGACGGCTCCGTCCTCCTGGACCCGACGCCGGCGAACCCGGAGCCGGAGAAGCGGAGCCCGCCCAACTTCCCCAGCCTGCGCGGCTTCGAGGTGATCGACGCGGCCAAGGACGCCGTCGAGAGGGCCTGCCCGGGCAaggtctcctgcgccgacatcgtcGCCTTCGCCGCCCGCGACGCCGCCTACTTCCTCAGCAAGCTCAAGGTAAAGATCGACatgcccgccggccgcctcgacgGGCGCGTCTCCAGGGCCTCGGAGGCCCTCGACAACCTGCCGCCCCCATTCTTCAACGTCAGCGAGCtcgtcgccgccttcgccgccaagGGTCTCGGCGCCGAGGACATGGTCGTGCTCTCCGGCGCGCACACCGTCGGCCGCTCCCACTGCTCGTCCTTCGtcgccgaccgcctcgccgCCCCCTCCGACATCAACGCCGGGTTTGCCAACTTCCTCAGGAGGCGGTGCCCCGCCAACCCGACCCCGGCGAACGACCCCACCGTGAACCAGGACTTCGTCACCCCCAACGCGCTCGACAGCCAGTACTACAAGAACGTGCTCGAGCACAAGGTGCTCTTCGCGTCCGACGCCGCGCTGCTCGGCTCGCCGGAGACGGCCAAGATGGTGCGCGACAACGCCTACATCCCCGGCTGGTGGGAGGACAGGTTCAAGGCCGCCTTCGTCAAGATGTCCCGGGTGGAGGTGAAGACCGGCAAGCAGGGCGAGATCAGGAAGAATTGCAGGGTTGTCAACCATGGTCATCCGCACAGACACTACTGATCGACCGATCGATCAGATGCTGCATCCACATTGTTTCGTTCTTGCGATTTCCATACCATGAGGTTGCTTCATGATTATCAACTGCCCATCCTTCGAATTTTCTTCGGCTTGCATTATTGTTTTCATTTCTTTGTTCGTTGCGTTGACGACCAAAACTGGCTCTAAATTGCGTCAACACGTTGTTTGGCTGTTCGTGTCTGGTTTGAATGTAATCTCCTTTCACTCTCGAGAATGTATAGTGGTAATTCGGTTAGATACCTCAATTTTGTGAATAAATGATTAATTTGGTGATTTAAGATTTACTACTAATTTTTGTGTAATAAACGATCGATTGGGTGATGATTTACTACTTTGTTACACTTTTTACTCTGCACAGCAGCGCctgaaatatgaaaaaaaattgtgggAAATGATGACACGACGTCTAAGATGCGAGCTAGCAACGTAGATGATCTTTCTTGGTAACGCAAAATAGCAATGGCGAAACAACCATGACAAAAGCAGTAGCAGACACCTAAGAAGAGTACCACAGATCTTTCATTCTTGTGTGGTGCCTAGtgcaaaattttcttttaattGCGCGCCAAGACACATATTTCTGTATGTGTTCTTTTACATGGCTAGATGACAAATATCGTTGCACCTCCACTTTCCGTGTTTAGCTCCCACACTTGCGTGACCCATGAAACATGCAAGCAGTTTGCACATTTAATTTCCCTCAACTTAACTtgagagaaaattataaaagaaaggaaCTCAAGATAATTCTTCAGATTTTCAAAGGAAGCAATGGGACATATTTGGGAGAAAAATGTTGCACTAAAATTTCTAGAATGTCAAGAGTAAGTTAGTAcatatttcaaagaaaaaataacTGACATCAAAGGGCAAATTTAGTGCAATTTCGGTGCAAACATAAGGGCAATTTTGAGGCAAATATGAGAGCAAAGCTGATCAAATTTGGGGGCAGTGTTGATGTAAATTCTAGAGCAAATAGATATGCATGTACCAGAAAAATGAGTGAAGGCTCTAGAACTTACCTTTAAACTTTTGAGGGAAACTATGAAAGCATTTAAATAACCAAGCATATCATAATGGGTGTGCTTCCTCAAGCAAATGATTACCAATTTAGGAAATTTCATATAACTATATAAGGCATGAAAGTTTGAGACAATGGCAAATAAGGAACCGCATCAACTTCCGATGACAAATTAAATAATGAATTTTCACCCAATGTATAGAGGTGCTTCACAAAAGAACTAAAAACAATGGTTTGTTAAACAAAAGAGGGGTACTACATTTGATCTCAACGAAGAAGGTAGCGGTGATTCTACCATGGAGAGAACAAAAATGAGTGAAataaaaaatgatgaaaaaaagaTATTTCTACACATGTAGCCATTTGTATTTGTCAAAAGCTTATTTCTATCTATTTTGTTATAGACATAACCAAGTGATCAAACACTATAATGAAAAGATAATTATTCTTATGAATTGTATCTACAAATTGGTGTGTGCATAAGATTACATAATAATAGATTTATTTTTAGGACAATATGATAGAGCTACGATCTCTAATGacataaaatattaaaaaatcaaTATGTTAGGAATAACATAATGGATGGAACATCATCAATATGAATATTTTGCTTCTAAATTGCCTCATTAGCTTGGGTTTTGTCCATGTAATGGCAGTGACTTCTCCTTGATTTCACATGTCATCAAATTATGGCTAAAAAACTCGATAACTTTAACATGCTTAACTATGTGTCTTCCTATTGAATTTATGTCATGACATACTCTCATGATAAGTATACGCCTTTTATCAATGCTGCCATTGTGGCCAATTTGAGGTATTACATAACTGCCACTAAGTTTATTTCAAGCAATGAAAATACATATGTTTCTAAATGCGTAAAATTGAAATGCAGAAAGAACTTGTTACTTCTTGAACAATATTGATATGAAAAGTAATATATAGTTAATACTAAGTTAATTAATTTTCATTTTGTACTTATTACCAGcaattacatatatatattaaaaactCAAAAGTATGTAATTATTtccttattagggaatcttacATATTATTAATGTGTCATTAAAAATTTCATTTGACATACAATTTAGTCTAACTAGTATAAATCTATTGAAATGAAAATAAATGTTTCAGTCTCATGGCTTGATTGGTTGAAAACCGGTGCTAAATATTTTCGTTTTGTTTTCATGGGAAGTTCGATCTTGTCATTGAAAGGGCGTTTGGTGACCAACCAGATCCGGTGCAAATTTTAAATTGGTACTTAGATTGTGTTGATGCCATGCACTCCTCAATAGTGGGCCAGTTTAATTTTCTCAGAATCATTTACCGCATgttttttgaaatgaattaaACTTTTAGAAATAATGTTGTGTATTTAAGGCTAAGCACACTAAAGGTTCTCTGAAATTAGCTGTTTTGCTAATAAGTTATCTGCTGCCCGCTTCTGACAGGAACCAAACAGTCCTGGAACTTGCTCCCAGAGCAGTCCCAAAGCGTCATGTGGCTTGTGTTCCGAAGCTGGAATTGTGCTTTAATTTTAATCCATCATTCATAACACATTTTTAAGAAAGAGAAAGAGTCAGTCACAAAACTTAGCATATCAAAACGAGTGTTCCATCGTTACAATGAAAATACACATTACAATTTATACACATTCTCAAATATAACAGAGCAAGCAATACAACAACAAATAGCAAAAGAATACAAGAAGTAGTAAGCATGGATAATTTGCTGTTTGGAAATCAGAGGCCCAATTGCTGCCAAaaaatgggggggggggggggggggggggggggaatcgAGGTGCGTGAGAAACCCTGCAAACAAGAACGAACGCTCCAATGGCCATGCGTTCATGGCAACAGCAACATCGGATTGCTCAGTAGTGTGGATGATCTTAGTTGACGACCCTGCATTGCTTCCTGATCTCGCCCTGCTTGCCGGTCTTCACCTCGATTTTGGACATCTCGACGAATGCCTTCTTGAACTTGCCCTCCCACCACCCGGGGATGTTGGCGCTGTCTTGCACCATCTTggccgtcgccggcgtggtGAGCAGCGTGGCGTCGGACGTGAAGAGCACCTTGTGCGCCAGCACGTTCTTGTAGTACTGGTTGTCGAGCCCGTTGGGGGTGACGATGTCCTGGTTCACGGTGGGGTCGTTGGCCGGCGTCGGGTTGGCGGGGCACTGCCCCCTGAGGAAGTTGGCGAACCCGGCGTTGATGTCGGAGGGAACGGCGAGGCGGTCGGGGACGAAGGACGAGCAGTGGGAGCGTCCGATGGTGTGGGCTCCCGAGAGCACGACCATGTCCTCGGCGTTGAGGCCCTTGCCGGCGAAGCTGCCGACGAGCTGGGCGACGTTGAAGACGGGCGGCGGCAGGTTGTTCAGGGCGTCGGAGGAGCTGGAGACGCGCCcgtcgaggcggccggcgggcatGTCGATCTTCATGTTGAACCCGCTGAGGAAGTAGGCGGCGTCGCGGGCGGCGAAGGCGACGATGTCCGCGCAGGAGACGACGCCGGGGCAGGCCTTCTCGACGGCGTCCTTGGCCGCGTCGATCACCTCGAAGCCGCGCAGACTGGGGAAGTTGGGCGGGCTCAGCTTCTCCGGCTGCGGGTTCGCCGGCGTTGGGTCCAGGAGGACGGAGCCGTCACATCCCTATATATAAGTGTGCATCGTGTCAGTGTCGTCGCATCCCTTGCAGCATTGCACGAAGAAGCATCTCGATCGTGTTCGTGTGCACGGTCAACAGTGCGTTACCTcaacgaagcagtcgtggaagagcATGCGGATGAGGCCGGCGCCGATGCCGGCGTTCTTGTAGACGAACTTCTTCACCTCGTCTCTCACGATGTGCTCCACGCGCGGGCACGTCTTCTTGTAGTAGCCCACATGCAAGCCCTGACACGCCGTCGCCAGCAACAGGGCGCATGTCACCGCCACGGCGAGCCTGAACGAAGCAGCCATTGTGTGTCCTTATTTGGCTGCTCTCTTCTACTTTGCTCTGAGCCTTTGTGTATTTGAGTGCGGGAGCTAAGAGCGGATGGGAAATGATGAAGTGCTTTCCGGAtggggtggctatttatagatGGAGATTCGCCGACGACGTCGACGTTGTTAGTTGGATCCATGGTGTATTGTATTATGGAGTAAGAGGAACTGATTAAAGGAGCTAGCTGTTACAGAACATGCATGGAAGCCGCAACCGCAAGTAGCTAAGCATGTTACAGAACCTGCAGTCTGCAGATGGATTGTTTAAGTTGCTGTGGCTGCATGTTGCGGAAAACTGCCTGTGGTATCCTCGCTCTGTCTGTGACTGAATTTTTTTGTCTCTTGATGGGAATGTTCCATTGCATGATTTGCTTTCAACCAATTGCTCACACTACATATATCTCGTGGTCTTCTTTAGGGAAGTGAACATTTGTAGTGAAGAGTAATATATGCTCGTGAAGAGCAGGACGGAGCTGCCCCGTTGGATTAGATGATCACTTAATCTTCGAATTATCGGATCACAATGTCGAAGAAGCCACGGAAAATTAGCACCTGATGGTTGGATTTAAAAATTTCTCAAATGGATATATGTGTCAGTGCTAGGAATAATGCATTCAAATTGCCTTGTAAGAACCTGTAGatgtttttttcttaaaaaaagaacaaCTTGTGGTGTCTTTGTTCCTTTCTAAATCAGAAAGTTTGTATTTTATTGGCGCCTTTAACAAGCTGTCCATATGATTGGATCTCTACTTATTTTATTGGCGCCTCAGTAATTACTACTGTGTTATTGTAGGATTTTCAGAATAATTACCATTTTAAGTTTTAATACAAGAAACTGCCTTGCTGAATTTTCATTCACAACCTACATTAGGTAGTAAATGATATGCATTCAACACAAAAGTTGATCATAAGGTATAAATACATGTATTTGGGAATGTATAGAGTAAAAAAATTACACAGATGACCTCCCCCTGTTGGTTGACGTCTGCCAATCAAACAGGACCGCCAACCTAAGTTCGATGAAATAATTAAGCTCCAGATAGCTGTACGCTCTTTCTTAGCTCAACTGGGAATTATTAGTACCATGTGGGATTAGGCACTGAGTCAATGAGCAAGCGAGCCGACTAAAACTGAATTGTTTGAAGTTTACACCTGGCAATGCACAGTACTCATCACAGCTGGGGGCGTTGTGCCAGACTGCCAGTCTTGCTTGCCTCTTGTGCATACGGTTTTGGCTGCTTCCTTCAGGTTTTCATAAACCGGGAAGTTGAGTTGTTTAGTAGTCCtgtcatcccaaattatagattccaaattatagattattttgacttttctatattTAAAGAatttgttatgcatctagatatatatctagatgcatagcaaaaactataaataaaataaaatgatcAATAATTCGGGATGGAGAGAGTAGGAAATGTTCCGATCCCATTGGAAGTGTCCTTGAATTCGATTCCAGAAGGGTCAGGATAACTCCCTGCATTTCAAGTGAGCCTAGAATCAGACGCACTACTTAAATTTAGCTGAGCTCCTGAATTTCAATACGTGGTGGTTCATTTTCTCTTGTGCGATTTTGTTCATGCATCTAGTTTAATattccctccattctaaattgtaagttgttttagcttttctaggttcataaatattattgatAATATTTATAATACTTATGAACctataaaaatcaaaacgatctgcAATTTGGATTGGAGGAAGTACTTGTGGTAGGCTTGTAGCTTACTAGCCTACCGTGCACTCTTCAGGTAGGCATAGGGAGCATGTTCTAAACTCTAATTATTTCCTCTGTTTCTAAATGTATTTAAAAATTGAGAGAGTAAAAGGCAAACTCGTTATGTTTTTGGTAACAAATAAGTTGAAAGGGTAGCAAGCAAAAGACAGTGTACAATAGGTTTTGCACTATGGATTTCAAGCAGATTATATGTTTTTGGTAACCAAACTCTAAGGGTTTCTCCAAAGAACACCTACATAGTTCAGGTAACAATTTATTGCCTAatttaatttcatctattaatCCTGGTTCGCTCAACTTAACACCCGTGAACATTTGTTGTTGTGTCAGAGGTTTAATCGAACATTGTAAGGTGAGTCAGCTAGCAAAATTGGTGAAGCCCTTGTACAAGTAGTTTCGGGTTCAAATCAACAAAATCACAGATTTAAGGACCACTCCCAAAAAATAGTTTAGATTAGAGGCTTACAGCACAATTTAGCCTTTTACAAATTATTCCTGCTGTATTTGTTACTATTCCTGAAGATTCAATTGAAGAAGGAAGAATACTaagaaaaatagtaaatgaGGGTGCAAGTACCAAGTAGCATAGCTTTGTGAAATTGGTCCCAGAAATTGTAGTCACTCAGCAACGAATTTCATCActtaaaaataaatttcattttctttcaaCATAATCATGTGAACAAAGATTAAATGAGTCATGTCCATGTTTTTTACATAAACGATACTCCTCTTATTATATATGACCTGATAATCAGACAGAATGTTGCTCATAATGTCCAAGGACAGAAAGAGGAAATAGCCAAGTGTTGAATAGCATCAGACAGTGAAACATATAAGCTCTCAGAACAACATGCACCATTATATGACCGCTTTGAATATTTGTACATCTGGGGCACATGGAGATGCACtctaagaagaaaaaaaattatacacatTTTGGAGCACACATAGTGACATGAATGATTTCTCATTCTTATTCACTCCACTTGTAAATTGGGAACAACTTACCCTTCTAAATAAATTGGGAACAATACACAACTGGTAGTGATAGACTCATAGACCTACCATTATATTACTGTAAATTCAAGGAAGCGAGGACTTCAAGAAGGGAAGCAACAAATTGCATCTGAACCTCCTCATCAATTGCCAAGAAGAGGGGGAAATGAACGAAGAGAGACCTGATACCATGTTTCTCTGCAAACCTAAGAGAGTGATAATAGACATAGTTGCACACAAATCGACCAGCATCATCTGAAGGCGCCACATCATATCCCATTTGTTGAAGAGACTCGCTTAGTTCCTTCACTGGTAGTGTAGTCTGCTTGGTCATGGAAGCAAAACGTGGTTCAGCTGATGGGCATGATAATATAACTAACAGGAGAACATTTGAGATAAATCGCTCGTTAATGAGGGTGTTGCATTGAAGTGATAGCTTTAAGTTCAACAATGGAAAATCAATACTTGGATTGTGCTcttgaaaatgaaaagaatgGACAGCAGAGTCAGTAAAACAGAGGATTTGCATGACAGTAAGTTAACAACATAATGTGAAagacaagttttccaaatgaCATGTTTAGAGATACTCATAATGATTTTCAAATTTAATGGTTAAAATATACCTGTCTTGAGTGTAAGATGCTTCCATCACATGACAATATAGGCACCCTCTGGAATGTAGAACAAATGAATGATTGAATGTAAACAAGTTACGAAGATATAATGAAATAAAGAATGGAAACAAAGGTACAAGGATAGCAACCTGCGGTTTCCATCCTAGCTCATCTGGGCAACGAAAAGTAGCTTCATTAACAGCTTGGTTCTCAAGAGCAAACCTATGGGAACCACTGTTGGCTCCAAAATGGAGCTAAAAATGTTCCATAACCATAAGTCAAGGTTTAAACCACATGAATGGATAAATAAAAAATGTTTAGCCATCTGAAAACATTTCAGCATTATATCTTTCACCCAAATTAGAATCAGTCAATCGACACCAACTTCTATTTAAATGGTCAAATTTCAAACCAAGAGGTGATGGAATTCTGTAAAATATACATAGTTCCGACTTTGCCTGCAGAAAAATGTTCATAGATGGCATTGATTTCAAATTATGCTAATCTCATGATGAAAGATGCTATGTGGTGTGTAAATTAAAAAATTTACAAAGTGCTGTTATTTCTAAAACTTGGGAATTTATCACAGGAACTAATAAAACCGCTACTCCAAACTAGCTCACAGTTTCATACTTCGTCAGACAATTTACATTCTGTGCCGATATAGGATCGGGCGAAGGTGAGGTCTTACCAGAATTACTTGCCCCTGATTCGGTGATCCATTTTCCCGGTCCAGGACAGTTGACTCGAACAATTCATACAACGGACGCAGTGCACCCTGCCCGGCCGCTTCAAGAACAGTGCAGCTCCCGAGCACAAGGCCCTTGGGCAGCCCTCTCTTCTCCATGAACGACAGGAGATTGCGCACGATTCTCTCGGTCGGGTTCTCGGCGACTCCATGGAACCTCTTGAATCCGGTCACGTGAACGGTGACCGGAGAAGGCCCCTCGGAACCCATCTATCTTGTTATGCAGCTTGAGCAGCGAAACCTTGGCTCTGCCGGAGAACCTGGATAGAGGCCGGCTTGTATATGTAAGGTACTGCAGCCAGCAGGGGGAAAGCATGTTTGTTGAGGTTACTGCAGAATGCAGATAATTGCTGCAACTGCACAGCGTGAATGCATTCACACATCCAACATGTGGGCGATGCTAAGCAAGCCATGATACATGACATTCAGCAATATCGTTGCCAAGAAGAAATTTGTAATGATGGGGCGGAGGAAAGCCACAAAAATCAAAATGTGGTCCGAAGTCGTAACCACTAGCTTATCAACAAAGTATAGAAAAAAAGGATTGTAATCGGGTGTTTGGTTACATGTGCGACTGGCAGGACGCCACGGAGCGGCGAAGCCATCCTGCCAGGGACTTTGACACCGACTGACCGAGACGTCGGCCCGGAGTCTCATATACTaggagcaagcaagcaatgaCAAAACCACCCCATCTTTTTTGACCGGATCAGAGGATTAAAAGTTCATCCACAGTGGGTTGTTGGAACAATTTAAACATGGAAACTTGGAGGAATTTGTTTCCGTTGTGTGCGAGTACATGTTTTCTATTCTAGTAGCGTGCCAGCCCAATCCGGCCCAAAGCCAACATCGAGAAACCTGTCCGGTAACCAGGcagctcagaagaagaatccgTAGATGACGCAGGAATTTTCTTTCTGTGCTAGAAAGCACAGGATCAGAAGAACAAGGGAGAGGTCCCATCCTAGGTGCTCCAAGTTGTCCCGAAACGAAATTCCCCACACGAGAGCAGGAGTAGACCCGAACAAGCCACGCACTCACCTCGGGACAGAGAGCGGCGCGGGGGCGACGaaggagctcctcctcctcctcctgcagctGCTGGGTTGAGTGCGGTGCAACGATTTGCTCTTGCTTCTCGGCCTGTCTCGGGGGCGGACGGGGTgtggtgtggccgtgtgggtgtGGGGGAAGAAGCAGACGGAAGGAAGAGCTTTGGCTAGCAGAGGAGCCGGGTCCGCCCAGCTGCCCCCTTATTaaagcgcgcgcgccggcgggcgggcccACAGGACAGAGACCGTGGGCGCTACGGCGGGGCCCCACGATTCAGCGGCGATTcgacgggggtgggggtgggagcCAGCTGAGCTACCCCCGGGCCCCGGCGTGGGATAAGCGAGGGCGGTTTCTGGGGTCTGGGGAAGCGGAAGCAAAACGAGACGGCAGCTGAGCTGAGAGGGTGCCAGCGTGCCGGCGCCGGGACGTCAGCCTttgtcggcggcgccgcccccgtgTCTGGTTTGGTTTTGCGGGGCCTGGTCTCCTACGCTACCACGGCAGGTTTCCTGAAACCGCATGGCGCTCGTGCGGTTTTTCTATCGCGCCACGGTTTCGCgctcgcggcgccggcgtcggcgcctgCTGGATCGATATCCGGACGgaacggcacggcacggcaatGGCCACGCGGAGGTCACGCCATGACGGGAAGAGGAGCTGAGGAGGGGGCGCCAACcgtttgctgctgctgtttgcACCACAGCACTTTTTTCTTCAGGCCGGAAAAGTAGTGACGACCTTATTCGGCCCGACCACAGCCTTAATGTTGTTCCAACGTGTAAAAATTTGACAAATGGCCTGACCCAGCCCGATTTGAGCCCGAACGTTTTTCTACTCCGACCTGGCCTGGCCCGTGGGCTTTGAAGATGAGCTGTGGGCTTGTGGCATGTCGGATTAGGAGGATTTAACAGCCCAAGATGAGTTGGGGGCTCGTGGCATTgcggaaatcctatccatcttccgaaAGAATTTTTTAAGTTATTCGTACAACAAATGTGGTTTGTCAGATGTGCATCAAACCTAAATCTAACCTTCACTCATCTCTCCTCCCCTACCTGCACCACCGCTTgtcgccaccccctccccctacCACCACCAGCCTGCGCATTGCCCGACGCTGGCGCCGTCGCGTCGCGCCCCGCATGGCCGTCGTAGACGCCAATCGCGCTCGCCTCGCATGGCCGCGGCCCCAGCCCACATCCTTatgccgcggccgccggagctGGAGAAGAAGGCGTGACCGGTGGCGAACGTTTTCTAATAAAAACTTGAAACAATTAAAAAGATATTGGTACAACTTTTTCCAAAAAGATGTTGGCTCAACTTTTTTTTCGaataaatgttggttcaactttttccCCGAAGGAATGTTGGTCcaattttttgaataaaatattg is a genomic window containing:
- the LOC117839700 gene encoding peroxidase 2 gives rise to the protein MAAAFRLVVVVTCALLLASACQGLQVGYYKKTCPRVEHIVRAEVKKFVYKNAGIGAGLIRMLFHDCFVQGCDGSVLLDPTPANPEPEKRSPPNFPSLRGFEVIDAAKDAVERACPGKVSCADIVAFAARDAAYFLSKLKVKIDMPAGRLDGRVSRASEALDNLPPPFFNVSELVAAFAAKGLGAEDMVVLSGAHTVGRSHCSSFVADRLAAPSDINAGFANFLRRRCPANPTPANDPTVNQDFVTPNALDSQYYKNVLEHKVLFASDAALLGSPETAKMVRDNAYIPGWWEDRFKAAFVKMSRVEVKTGKQGEIRKNCRVVNHGHPHRHY
- the LOC117839664 gene encoding peroxidase 2, encoding MAASFRLAVAVTCALLLATACQGLHVGYYKKTCPRVEHIVRDEVKKFVYKNAGIGAGLIRMLFHDCFVEGCDGSVLLDPTPANPQPEKLSPPNFPSLRGFEVIDAAKDAVEKACPGVVSCADIVAFAARDAAYFLSGFNMKIDMPAGRLDGRVSSSSDALNNLPPPVFNVAQLVGSFAGKGLNAEDMVVLSGAHTIGRSHCSSFVPDRLAVPSDINAGFANFLRGQCPANPTPANDPTVNQDIVTPNGLDNQYYKNVLAHKVLFTSDATLLTTPATAKMVQDSANIPGWWEGKFKKAFVEMSKIEVKTGKQGEIRKQCRVVN
- the LOC117838873 gene encoding uncharacterized protein; this translates as MGSEGPSPVTVHVTGFKRFHGVAENPTERIVRNLLSFMEKRGLPKGLVLGSCTVLEAAGQGALRPLYELFESTVLDRENGSPNQGQVILLHFGANSGSHRFALENQAVNEATFRCPDELGWKPQRVPILSCDGSILHSRQTTLPVKELSESLQQMGYDVAPSDDAGRFVCNYVYYHSLRFAEKHGIRSLFVHFPLFLAIDEEVQMQFVASLLEVLASLNLQ